tcaaaatatattggTATTGTTGAAAATACATAGAGGaatgattttcttaaaaaaaaaaaataaaaaaaaataaatagacgAAAGTATTTATCCGGTAATTCATAAGAATGACTTTGACCTTATTTGCATCGTGACcaaaattttatgtttaataagttttgattttttatctTGAAGTTTGTCGATGGAGCAAACAGAGGTTAAAAGTTTAAGATAATCCATTTCCTGCGCGGTTAATTTCTTGTGTGACCTAACATGTATCACAAGTTTGAGTCCAATTTTAATTTGCTAAGTGATGTTAAAAGGCTTTTGATTGGACCTGTTGGCTATGAATGGAATGCCACCTTATGATTTGCAACTCTCCTAAGATTGTGAACCATTACCTAACATTTGgtctttgtattttttttggacTGGCCCAATGGTCTTAATCTTAATCTTCTTGTAAAAGAAGAGACAAATAGGGCCTTCCCTTTTTCGCGGCTTCATGGATGTTGTCTCGTTTGCTGATCAAATATTTGGATGTGAGCTATAATGAAGCGTATGGTCTTTCCATGCCATTATATTTGAACTCTTTTTCTGTGTGACTAGGAATGCTCAGTGACAACTTACAAACATTGTGTAGTCAACACCAACCTATTTAGTCAACTCATTCACATGAAAACTAGAAGGGTGACTTAAATATTCCAGAGCATGTTGTGGAATGCTTAACTGCAGCATACAAAGGGAAATTTCACATTTCCATAAGGCTGTTTAATATGACATTACAAACAAAACTGATTTATCAAATCAATAAACTAATACTCCCTGTAAacattgaaaaatgaatagtatttaatagcaagggtaaaatagacataacatggtaaattattcattgattttataaactgGACAAAATATTGTTAGATatcccaaaatagtatagtggatAAGTAAAGAttgacggagggagtatatatgaACTAATAATGTATATGTACAATAAATATCACCAGATCAAGCCACACATTATGAACAAATGTATCCAATACTAGAAAGAGTACTGCACATTACAGTTTCTGTAAATCAAACACAATCTAATTTGGGCAGATAAACATTTTGCATGTTTTATGCCCTGGCTACTCAGAAGTTCCAAAACTTCTTCATATCAGTGACCAAAATaaagagttgaaaaaaaaaaaaagttatgacaACATATCCTTGATCATTTCTTGAATAAGATCGCCAATAATCTGGCATTCCAAGTCTTTACCTAGAGCATTAACATCTTCGTCGATCAATCCAGACCAAGGGGTGGAACTCAAGTCCCTGGCTACTATATTGTCAAGGGATTGAAATGCTCTATCCCATGGAGGGTGAACATAAACACCAACAAGTTCCCATGCACGTTCCAATAACTTCTTTCCCTGAGGAGGTCGTGGCATTGGACCGACAGCATGTTTCATGAACCTAGACATTGTGGAAGGTACTCCAAGTACACTTGGAAGTGCTTCATTCAGCATGTCACATAATAACTTGTGATTTATTTTCTGTAATTGATCGTTAGTATACCCTTCTTCATCCTTTGTCAGTTGTTTGTAAGACTCTTCTACTTCTTCAAAAACTTGGTTGCTGATAGGCTTTCCAAGTGGATCCCATCTTGATATATATTTATCACGCGAACCATCATATAGACCAGAAGCAATGAGCAGTTCTCTAATGTATGCCTCGGCTTGGTCTTCAATCTCCAACATTTCCTCTTCAACTGGCTGCTCATTGAACATGGTTTCCTCAGAGTCACAAGTATCTAGTTGATTCAATTGCCTCCTTAACTCTgatatgcaaaaataaaaataacaacttCTTTTAGAGTTCCATGTGGTTCCACATTTTCAAGATACAGtaattaaaatcaattatattGCAATTAAGGGAAGTGCTAAATAAGAGAGGGGGATGAGATACAAGTCCATGAATATAATCTCTGGTTATTTATTGCAAGCACATGATGTGAGACAAAAGTCCTGTCAGAAGAATGTTATGTGATCACAGCTAAAGTTTCTCAGTTTGAACAGTATTTTAACAGTGAAATGATATGAGCCAAAGCAACATGGTGAGAATTTCTTAAGTTTGTTTCACAGGAATATGATCTTGCCTATAAGGAATCCAAAAAACAGAACAACACATGCTTGAGGACACTTATAGAAGCTTTTACTAATACCGTTCAGATTAGAGCTGATATCTCTGAAAACACGGGGAATCTCACTATCATCCAGTGCAGGTACATCAGAAGTTGTTGATGGGGTGAGGTAGTCTGTTTGTCTCCAATATTCTTCATTGATGCTGCTGCATACAGATGCAGGACTTGGTGGAACTTCAGTAGGATTTTCCTAGAACCAAATAATATCCATAGTTAATGTAATGACAAATCAGCATATCATGCAGATATTTAGTAATGCAATGGAATATTTAGGCTCCTTACATGTCTTTCATAAAAATTCGGTGTTCCGGTTGGTGGGCTTGGAAAATCTTTCATGAGATTGTATGTTTGTCCGTGTGGTTCTTCCCAAGAATGAACTTTCCTACCAAAGAGCCTGCCCTTAAGTATGAAACTATAACTAAAGCTGGAAACCCTTCGCCTAAGGTTGAATTTCTCTTTTTGCCGTTTCTTGACATTCATTGTGGCCTTCTCAATAGCTTCATGCTGTCTTCTAATATGGGCCCCTGTCAGCATATGTCGGTCCTCTAGGAGGAGCTTTCCAAATGATGTTGCGGACACAGGAGCGGACAAAGATCTAATTAGGCTCCTAGGAGATAGTTCCTGCTCAAGCATGTCATTGCCATGATCCCGTCTGAAAGATCTGTTATGCATGtttaattcacctttcatattGTCCAGATTGGTTGCTTTATCTCCCGTATTAGAAGTATGCCTCATTTCTTCAGAGCTGCACGTTTCATTATTCAGTTCCATCGATCTAGAGCTTCCACGAGCAAGCCTGTGTACACCATGAGATGTTTCTTGCTTGAGGACATTCCTGAACCTTTCTGTCAAAAACTTCCTTGTATCTCTATTGACAAACTCAGGAGAATTCTCCCCATCGGATTGAATATCACTTCTATAAGACCTGGTGGATTCTAACCGAGGTAATGTTGTTCCAAAGTCCCTAGTGACACTCTCCCTAGCATGTTTTGCAATAGATTGAGCTATTTGCTTCGCATCTGGTGACCTTTCACTATAAGGGGTCTCAATTCCTCCTCCCCTGACAGTAGTGCTCCTCTTGGAACTCGTTCCTTGCAATTCACAGTTCAGTCTTTCCTTGACCTCCTCGAGGAATTCTTCAATGCTACCCCGGTCTTCAGAAACGCCCGGAGAACTGGCCCACGAATTTTCGTTAGTCACCATCCTTTCAGGACCAGGCCTCAGAATTACTATCTTTGTAGGAGCTGGAGCAACATCAGGTCCGCAAGAAGAATTTGTCAGAGGATGATTCTGAAATTCGGGGTTCGGAATAACTTCCTTAACACAGTAGGTCTTATTTTGTGCAGGTGCAGgaaattcatttatatttttctgaTGCTTCAAAAGGCCTCTTTCCCAGGGATTCACTGCTACTGTATGCCCTCTAAGCTCTGTAGGTTTCTCAGCAGCTGCGGTTCTCATTGAATTTGCATAAAGAGTCAACTTTTCCTTGTTCAGGCTTTGTTGGGCTAGCCACTGACTTGGACTGGTGCCATGTTCAACAAACTTCGAACATTCCTTGAACCTTGCTGCTTGCCATGCTTCGAAatcttttttgaacttttgTAGTTCCTCCTCCTGAGGATGTTCTCGAGGTTTATATTTGTTTGGTTTTCGGCTATCAATCTGTCGGTCAGATTTACATGATTCATCATGGTTAAAGGGAATTGAGATTTTGTGTCTGGAGGACTGGGTTGCATGATCAATGGAAACCTTTCTCAACCATTCCTCTTTCGAAGGGTACCCATCCttcatttcattctttttctctaCATGCTTTGGTAATGGTCTTCTTGTATCTAACGGTAACGTATCCACTCCCATTAGACGTGCCACCACACTAGGTGCATTATGTCCTGTGTTTGGTCTTTTAGCTATTTCTTCACTGATCAGTTTCTTCATTGGAGCCTCGCACCCATAACAGTTCTTCTCTTGCCAATCAATCATCTGATAAGTGCACTGCATTCAAATGTGGAATGAGTTTGCATAGGATCAAACAAGTAAGAAGGAAACATCTCAACTCTCAGGACAATTCAGAAGCCTGATTTAATTCTTGCAGTGTACCAAATAATACATGAAGATTTTGAGATGCCAGAAGTTGGAAAACCAATTAAGTAGAGATTACAAGAAAATACATAATGCACAATATTATTTAAGTTAAGAAATGGCTGTGTTTTCTAAGTCTAGACAGGTACAGATAGTGGTACAACTGCTGCACGTCGAAGCAAACTTCAAGTAGCAGCTGTGGAGTTCTTTGTCACCCTGAACTTGCAAAATTTGCCACACTCTATAAGACCATAGTTACAACGATTACATGAGGCAGGAGAAATCCTACACTCCAGTCCAGGTTATAGCTATTTTATCAAAAGCAAATATGTCCTAATCCAATCTTTTAGTGCTCGATGTGCTAAGAGTATTCCGACATCAGATAAGAGAATTTGAACATGACATAATAAAAACTTTTACCTGTGCTTTGTCCCCTCCAGCATAGAACCATTGAGACGCTTCAACAGGAAGCTCCAAGCTATTTCTAGGAGTATCGACACCTGCACAATAGATGAATGAATCATCATATTTTCTGTTGGTTTTgggggaaaaaaagaagaagatatatctATATCCCCTCTGTCCCAATTAAATGGTAATGTTGTGCTTATATATAGCAGGTAATTTAACAAATTCTTCGTACTGTCATAGTTGCTAGAGTAGAAGCAGAAATCATTGCATAACAGGACTTGAATGATAATTCTGTTGACTAAGCTAAGAATGATTTTGAGCTAAATGAACTAAACTAATTCAGGATTCTCCCTGACCCTTCAAAGGGTGCATTACTCATGACAAATCATAGGCAAAATTCATCAAACATTTGTTAAAAGGCTGTTAATTTGAGTAACTAACATCTTGCCAACATCACTAGCTTCGACAATATCATGCTCGTGATGCAACTAGAGAACGAAAGAACTTACCACCATGTCTCTTTTGTGAAAGAAACTTCCTTGCCATCCCTCCTTGGTCAAAATCAATGAGATCCAACAAGCTTCCCATGCAGCACAAAATCCCAACTGGTATAATAATCCTAAAGAGCTAGTAACTCCAGGTCTAGTCCACACCCTGCAGACACAATAATATCAATTGACGATTTTTCCCAGCAGACAACGTTGTCTCAACGAAAAAAAAGTTTTCATATAGCATTTTTGCTAAAGTATAACCAACAgatatcatattcataaaaaCTGAACCTTTCTTGTTATAGTCTAATAACATTTGAAGACAGAAaacaacttcacttcatatatatCATAGCTACTACTATTCTTGAAAGGCCCAATCAGATTTTTTCCACAAAGTCActaatttagtttttaaaatagagaaaattctCTGTGATGACAGATGACCTCAAAATCTATATGTAAAGTTAGccaaaaaatcaacaaattgtAGTACTAATAAAATGGTTTTGCGTGAAAGTGGAATATATGATTTTACATATGGGGAATGTCTTACTCCTGATCTAGTTCAGCAAAGagtaattattttgttaattgcTGGACTGATCTAGTAAACATTAGGCACTCATAACTCAACAAACAAACTTTATAAGAAgacagaaagaagaaaaaaaaaaaaaaggattatgAGATAACACAAAGTGATAGCCATAGAACAAACTTATAGACCATTCAAGATTCAACCCACAGCAAAATTAGACATTGTTAgacaaatttcaacataaaaatcccaactttgcaaaaaaaaattcaagaaaagtagCAGAGGAGAGAAGGGTACAAGTCAAAATCAAGTTTTTATCTTTCCTCGTGATCAACGATCCAAGAAACATGAAAacaatgagagagagagagaaaaagaacaaaCCATCATGTCAactttcaataaccatagaaaAAGTttcatcaaacaactcaagatTGTTTGAAGAAACAGAGGaaattattacttaaaaaaATGGTTAAAAATGGAATGTGTATTGACAGAGAGAAAGAGCTGCAGTTGACGTTTGGttttcaagaagaagaagaaagtggaGAGTAACGAAACGAAAgggataaaaataatacaaggacaataattaatgaatgaattgaaaaggaggagaagaaaaagtAGTACAGTTGCTACTTTTTAGCATGAGACTCCAtctctggaaaaaaaaaaacactctccAAAAAGCTAACTCCCCTTCTTGTCTCTCTACTCTCATTATTCCTCACTATTACTCGTTCGTATTACTCgttcgttttaatttatatgatatattttaaagttttgagagttattttttctaaaataatttaggTATATGAATAAATTTCAGTCAAAGATATTCTTATTTGACTTTACAAATCTAAACTATGTTACAtatgaaattaagaaaatactatttttgtctttgaaattcGAGagtcaaattttttaatttagacatatgatttttatttttaaaaaataatttacgtATGTAAAAGATATATGAATAATGGTAGtcaaaaaatttcttatttgaCTCTGTAAATCTAaattatgtcatataaattgagattaaggaaatattattattgtcattccAAATTCCATAATTATATGataaatcttttcatttttagatATTTCAAGATGTACGATACCAATTtgtcaaatatcattttatataatctaccacaatcatattatttttaaagtatttattttattctttaattttattattatttgttatttcttttgcttgaatttttctattatttgttgtttttagtgtttttttttcaatttattgtactatatttcatttttatactTGATTTTGATAATGCTTAATTGAGTCGAGTGTTTATTGAAAACATACACTCTATCTTCACAAGGTAAAAATAAGAATGTATAAATGTTGTTGTATTACTTTTACATCTTTTGACTAATCAGATTTCAGTTTAAATGTAGTATCTTTAGTTAAGTATCCAATACTGCTTTTGATATTatcttttaatattaatttgtaaaatataaaagtgaAATTAGTACTATAATTGGGGGGTTAATAATCAGTTTTTCCTTGGTAATGGAGCTGTATCATGTATATATGGTTTAGGAATCAAGTAGCACGTACTCAAAAGATTTTACCAACCaaccaaaacaaataaataaacaagtaacacctaaattaagttatttaaaatttataaatctcGATAAtgatattttccaaaaaaaaagggaaaattgtgaATTTTCTATATTATTTACGTGATTTAAGAAAACAATTCTTTCACTAcaatttttctcttaattatATGATGAAATATTAGCCAACTAAAAACTCATGAAGATGtgtattttaattatgattaattttttttagtttgaccACGAGACAtgtattcataaaatataatcatattattatattcatgtttatgaTGCGGTTAGGTGTATTTGATGGATCCATCCTTgctcaataataataaattaattaaatatgccTTGACAGAATGATTCTGATAgacattaaataatataatatttgatgCTTAAGACGGCAAcctatttttataagaaatacaTGATTTAGTGGCCATGtgagattaattatttaatttcatcATAGTTTGTTGAGTACCAATACAAGAGAACTATCAATTTCTTAGTATATAAAATTCCAAccatgaaaaaaaaactaatttaaacatAAATCATATTAATAGTGATAATTAATTCCGAGATATATATCaactactaatttatttatttatttatttttaccaaCTAGTAAGTagtaatttctttaaaatattttcagaaaataattttgatttttttcttcaaaaaaataaatactttaattctactccctctgtccctaattacttgttcacttttaaattggcacacctattaagaaatcaattaatgacatagtgagtttaccattttatccctattaattatgaagtggatgaaaagttctgtatttttcaaagtaattagttatttaattgagggtataataggtaaaaaagaatgtcctttcttgatttgtcaaaatggacaagtaattagggacaactataaatgaaaaagtggacaagtaattagggacagagggagtattatgaGTGTAAACTTGTAAATGTAACAACAATGTAATTGTATTTATAATAACTCAAGTTgttcttctctctttttcttttttggttggACGAATCTTCCAACAAATAAGAAAAGGGGGAATTGATTTAAATAGACATTAACTAGGACACTAATTAAATTGCGTATTTTGCAATTCAGTGTTTTAAAAGTCCATCAATTTAATCACATCAACCTAAACTCTTcgttttattaggaaaaaaaaaatatttagacaggataaaaattattattataacgaGATTTGACTATATCGAAAGTATACTGTATAGTTAGGAGAGACGATGTTAGCTTGGTTGTTTGTGTCTGCACATAACATAAATACTAGTCTTAAATGCTATCCAAGAACTGTCATTATAACGgaatttcttcttttcttgtaagttgtaaaaaaacattttatagtATTCTTCATATGATACTTTAATGCCTCTTAATTTCCCAAACAAACATAAACAGGCACAGCTCATAATTCCCACATATCTTAACCCCTCCATTTGGCGCCTTAACACTCTACCCTATTTCTCTTGATTTTGATATTCGCTCCGTTCATATTTATATATCGTCCTTAAAATAGATGTATtagttattatattataaaatcaatgcattattttatctattttatccttaagaGTTATTAGCTttgaaagtatgaatttgaTCAACATGAAAAAATCaagtaatttatttatatatgtttattggttaaattaattaatcaaaatactctcttcatttgCTTTAacgtactccctctgtccaacaatacttatTTATAAagtagattttcatttttacttgtcacttttgacatatcaagaaaaaataattattgttttgCATGTTTTACCCTCAGCAAATCATTTTCCAAGACCCAAAGTAAACATCATTAAATAAGGATAGTTTggtaaaatacatatatcaataattgttttctaaTGTTTGTCAAATCAAacaatgacaagtaaaagtgtattcatttattgaaatctcaatttcaaGAGAACACGAAATAAAGGTACAGCTAGTAAACTGACATACTTTATTAAGGATGTGAAATCTAAAATGGTGACAAGTAAATAGAAACGGAGGAAATACTAGAGAATTTCCTAACgtctattttatttgttatatttatctttttttttgtcgCTTTAAAGAAAATcttcattttaaaacaaaataattcacAAGATATAATAAt
The Solanum stenotomum isolate F172 chromosome 12, ASM1918654v1, whole genome shotgun sequence DNA segment above includes these coding regions:
- the LOC125846873 gene encoding uncharacterized protein LOC125846873, yielding MGSLLDLIDFDQGGMARKFLSQKRHGGVDTPRNSLELPVEASQWFYAGGDKAQCTYQMIDWQEKNCYGCEAPMKKLISEEIAKRPNTGHNAPSVVARLMGVDTLPLDTRRPLPKHVEKKNEMKDGYPSKEEWLRKVSIDHATQSSRHKISIPFNHDESCKSDRQIDSRKPNKYKPREHPQEEELQKFKKDFEAWQAARFKECSKFVEHGTSPSQWLAQQSLNKEKLTLYANSMRTAAAEKPTELRGHTVAVNPWERGLLKHQKNINEFPAPAQNKTYCVKEVIPNPEFQNHPLTNSSCGPDVAPAPTKIVILRPGPERMVTNENSWASSPGVSEDRGSIEEFLEEVKERLNCELQGTSSKRSTTVRGGGIETPYSERSPDAKQIAQSIAKHARESVTRDFGTTLPRLESTRSYRSDIQSDGENSPEFVNRDTRKFLTERFRNVLKQETSHGVHRLARGSSRSMELNNETCSSEEMRHTSNTGDKATNLDNMKGELNMHNRSFRRDHGNDMLEQELSPRSLIRSLSAPVSATSFGKLLLEDRHMLTGAHIRRQHEAIEKATMNVKKRQKEKFNLRRRVSSFSYSFILKGRLFGRKVHSWEEPHGQTYNLMKDFPSPPTGTPNFYERHENPTEVPPSPASVCSSINEEYWRQTDYLTPSTTSDVPALDDSEIPRVFRDISSNLNELRRQLNQLDTCDSEETMFNEQPVEEEMLEIEDQAEAYIRELLIASGLYDGSRDKYISRWDPLGKPISNQVFEEVEESYKQLTKDEEGYTNDQLQKINHKLLCDMLNEALPSVLGVPSTMSRFMKHAVGPMPRPPQGKKLLERAWELVGVYVHPPWDRAFQSLDNIVARDLSSTPWSGLIDEDVNALGKDLECQIIGDLIQEMIKDMLS